A segment of the Quadrisphaera setariae genome:
TCAGGATCTCTTTCTCGAGCTCCAGCTCGGCCACGCGCCGGCGTAGCCGTGCCAACTCCATCCGCTCGTCATCGCCGAGGGCTGTGGGGCCGGCGGCGCGGTCCTTGCGGGCGCGGGCGACCCAGTTGCGCAGGGTCTCGTGGTTGATGCCGAGCTCACGCGCGACGTCGCGCACGGAGCGGTGTCCGTCGATGACGAGGGAGGCGGCTTGGTGGCGGAACTCGATCGGGTAGGTGCTCGTACGTCCCATTCGGGACCTCCTT
Coding sequences within it:
- a CDS encoding transposase; translated protein: MGRTSTYPIEFRHQAASLVIDGHRSVRDVARELGINHETLRNWVARARKDRAAGPTALGDDERMELARLRRRVAELELEKEILKKAAVFFARETGR